The Saccharopolyspora gloriosae genome window below encodes:
- a CDS encoding arylsulfatase — MGASDVSREHLPIPDAPPASATSLDARDQDPAFTPVQPLNAPAGAPNVVMVLIDDMGFGASSSFGGPCEMPAAQRLADGGLRYSRFHVTAICSPTRQALLTGRNHHSVGMGVTTEMASAAPGYCGIRPRSAATIGQLLNGNGYNTAAFGKWHQTPARDVSPAGPFDRWPTGEGFEKFYGFLCAEMNHWYPVLFDGTNPVEPDRRPEDGYHLSEDLVDHAIDWMQTQHTLKPDTPFFTYLPFGATHAPYHVPQEYRDKYRGKFDHGWDRQREITLQRQKELGVVPPDTELAPWAEGVPHWDELSDEERQAAASLMELYAGFAEHTDDQVGRLVDALDELGELDNTIFIYILGDNGASAEGGLGGTLNEHRFATGIPDSAEFINANRDALGDATTHAHYPVGWALAMNTPYQWTKQVASHLGGTRDGMIVHWPQGIEERGGVRDQWHHVIDVVPTILEAAGIPHPSSVQGVPQQPIEGTSMLYSFNDAAAPDRHRVQYFEMVGNRGIYHDGWMAVTRHGTPWEMVQDGTRRSFDDDRWELYDTNVDWSQAHDISAEHPGKLRELQQLFLVEAAKHQVFPLDDRMTERENPKEAGRLDLLGDRKTITFHAGAKRLTEETAPNIKNRSHVITAQVEVPEAGAEGVVVAQGGRFGGWSLYFHEGRPSYAYNYFGTDIYKITGERLEPGVHEVRLDFGYDGGGVGKGGTARLDVDGAKVATGRVEATIPYYFAFDETFDIGVDRASPVVDDYAPVDNAFTGRLRSVRFDLGDDLASDSSDAEARERFRAAHD; from the coding sequence ATGGGAGCATCCGACGTATCGCGTGAACACCTGCCGATCCCGGACGCCCCGCCCGCTTCCGCAACATCTCTCGACGCACGAGACCAGGACCCCGCCTTCACCCCGGTCCAGCCGCTGAACGCACCGGCCGGTGCGCCGAACGTGGTGATGGTCCTGATCGACGACATGGGTTTCGGCGCGTCCAGCTCGTTCGGCGGGCCGTGCGAGATGCCCGCGGCGCAGCGCTTGGCCGACGGTGGACTGCGCTACTCCCGGTTCCACGTCACCGCCATCTGCTCGCCGACGCGGCAGGCGCTGCTGACGGGCCGCAACCACCACTCGGTCGGCATGGGCGTCACCACCGAGATGGCCAGCGCCGCGCCCGGCTATTGCGGAATCCGCCCGCGCAGCGCCGCCACGATCGGTCAGCTGCTCAACGGCAACGGGTACAACACGGCCGCGTTCGGCAAGTGGCACCAGACCCCGGCGCGGGACGTGAGCCCGGCTGGTCCGTTCGACCGCTGGCCCACCGGTGAGGGCTTCGAGAAGTTCTACGGGTTCCTGTGCGCGGAGATGAACCACTGGTACCCGGTGCTGTTCGACGGCACGAACCCGGTGGAGCCGGACCGCCGCCCGGAGGACGGCTACCACCTCTCGGAGGACCTGGTGGATCACGCGATCGACTGGATGCAGACCCAGCACACGCTGAAACCGGACACGCCGTTCTTCACGTACCTGCCGTTCGGCGCGACCCACGCCCCGTACCACGTGCCGCAGGAGTACCGGGACAAGTACCGCGGCAAGTTCGACCACGGCTGGGACCGGCAGCGCGAGATCACGTTGCAGCGCCAGAAGGAACTGGGCGTGGTGCCGCCGGACACCGAGCTCGCGCCGTGGGCCGAGGGCGTGCCGCACTGGGACGAGCTGTCCGATGAGGAGCGCCAGGCGGCCGCTTCGTTGATGGAGCTCTACGCCGGTTTCGCCGAGCACACCGATGACCAGGTGGGCCGCCTCGTCGATGCGCTGGACGAGCTGGGCGAGCTCGACAACACGATCTTCATCTACATCCTCGGCGACAACGGCGCTTCGGCCGAAGGCGGCCTGGGCGGCACGTTGAACGAGCACCGCTTCGCCACGGGCATCCCGGACAGCGCCGAGTTCATCAACGCGAACCGCGACGCGCTCGGCGATGCCACGACGCACGCGCACTACCCGGTGGGCTGGGCGCTGGCGATGAACACGCCGTACCAGTGGACCAAGCAGGTCGCCTCGCACCTCGGCGGCACGCGCGACGGCATGATCGTGCACTGGCCGCAGGGCATCGAGGAACGCGGCGGTGTCCGGGACCAGTGGCACCACGTGATCGACGTGGTGCCGACGATCCTGGAAGCCGCGGGCATTCCGCACCCGAGTTCCGTGCAGGGCGTGCCGCAGCAGCCCATCGAGGGCACCAGCATGCTCTACAGCTTCAACGACGCCGCGGCGCCGGACCGGCACCGCGTGCAGTACTTCGAGATGGTCGGCAATCGCGGCATCTACCACGACGGGTGGATGGCCGTGACCCGGCACGGGACGCCGTGGGAGATGGTGCAGGACGGCACTCGCCGGTCCTTCGACGACGACCGCTGGGAGCTCTACGACACCAACGTGGACTGGAGCCAGGCGCACGACATCTCCGCCGAGCACCCCGGCAAGCTCCGCGAGCTGCAGCAGTTGTTCTTGGTGGAGGCCGCCAAGCACCAGGTGTTCCCGCTCGACGACCGGATGACGGAGCGGGAGAACCCGAAGGAGGCCGGTCGGCTCGACCTGCTCGGCGACCGCAAGACCATCACCTTCCACGCCGGTGCCAAGCGGCTCACCGAGGAGACCGCGCCGAACATCAAGAACCGGTCGCACGTGATCACCGCGCAGGTCGAGGTGCCGGAGGCCGGCGCCGAAGGCGTGGTCGTGGCGCAGGGCGGGCGGTTCGGCGGCTGGTCGCTGTACTTCCACGAGGGCCGCCCCAGCTACGCCTACAACTACTTCGGCACCGACATCTACAAGATCACCGGGGAGCGGTTGGAGCCGGGCGTGCACGAGGTGCGGCTCGACTTCGGTTACGACGGTGGCGGTGTCGGCAAGGGCGGGACGGCCCGGTTGGACGTCGACGGCGCGAAGGTCGCCACCGGGCGGGTCGAGGCGACCATCCCGTACTACTTCGCCTTCGACGAGACGTTCGACATCGGCGTGGACCGGGCCTCTCCGGTGGTGGACGACTACGCGCCGGTGGACAACGCGTTCACCGGTCGGCTGCGGTCGGTGCGCTTCGACCTGGGTGACGACCTGGCCAGCGATTCGTCGGACGCCGAGGCGCGGGAGCGCTTCCGCGCGGCCCACGACTGA